A single region of the Cronobacter condimenti 1330 genome encodes:
- a CDS encoding TIM barrel protein encodes MTVALHRFCVNRKIAPALDIPSFFKLVKRLGLNKVELRNDMPSGSVTDDLSAAQVRELAARDGIEIVTINAVYPFNQRTPAVQELTESLLKEAQAVGAAGLVLCPLNDGRHIDPAQTLAALQDLAPRFTRYGIQGLVEPLGFPQSSLRSAAQAQTLIRDASVPFKLLIDTFHHALYPQAAQEFSQVEVSMIGLVHLSGVEDTRPFDALTDDERIMLTPGDRLKSVEQVKALEARGYQGIYAFEPFSSDLATWSEADIEREIMNSIELVRQHAA; translated from the coding sequence ATGACCGTTGCACTGCACCGCTTCTGTGTGAATCGCAAAATCGCCCCCGCGCTGGATATCCCGTCTTTTTTTAAACTGGTGAAACGCCTGGGGCTGAATAAAGTGGAACTGCGTAATGATATGCCGAGCGGGAGCGTCACCGACGATCTGAGCGCGGCGCAGGTGCGCGAGCTGGCGGCGCGTGACGGGATTGAGATTGTGACCATCAATGCCGTCTACCCGTTTAACCAGCGCACGCCCGCCGTACAAGAGCTGACGGAGTCGCTGCTAAAAGAGGCGCAGGCTGTGGGCGCGGCGGGGCTGGTGCTCTGCCCGCTTAACGACGGTCGCCATATTGACCCAGCACAAACCCTGGCGGCTTTACAGGATCTCGCCCCGCGGTTTACACGCTATGGCATTCAGGGGCTGGTCGAGCCGCTCGGTTTTCCGCAAAGCTCGCTGCGTTCGGCCGCACAGGCGCAGACGCTAATCCGCGACGCCAGCGTGCCCTTTAAGCTTCTCATCGACACCTTCCATCACGCGCTCTACCCACAGGCGGCGCAGGAGTTTTCACAGGTGGAGGTTTCCATGATTGGGCTGGTGCATCTCTCCGGCGTGGAAGATACGCGTCCGTTTGACGCGCTGACGGACGATGAGCGCATTATGCTGACGCCAGGCGATCGCCTGAAATCGGTCGAGCAGGTCAAAGCGCTTGAGGCGCGCGGCTATCAGGGCATTTACGCTTTTGAGCCGTTCTCCTCCGATCTCGCCACCTGGAGCGAGGCTGACATTGAACGAGAGATAATGAACAGCATTGAACTCGTGCGCCAGCACGCCGCCTGA
- a CDS encoding CoA-acylating methylmalonate-semialdehyde dehydrogenase — protein MNITGNFIGGKICHSSSNQTVPIFDPATGKPVRELTQSTAQEVAGAIQVAHEAFASWSNTTPLRRARVLFHFKMLLEQHAEELAAIIVSEHGKVWSDAMGELTRGMEVVEFACGIPHLIKGEYSSDVGTRVDSYSLMQPLGMVAGITPFNFPAMVPMWMFPIALACGNSFVLKPPALAPTAAVRMAELLKEAGLPDGVFNVVHCSNEDAEQLYTDPRIAAVSFVGSSGVAEHIYKTASAYGKRVQAFGAAKNHAIVMPDADLDATVNAIMGGAFGSAGERCMALPVVVAVGDETADKLIARLTPLVEALKVGPGCMRGPEENEMGPVVSDAHQKKVLGYIEKGVNEGAKLVVDGRRFRLPGYEAGYYVGGTLFDNVTPEMVIWREEIFGPVLGIVRAPDYDSALALINSHEFGNGSAIFTSNGHTAREFVHDVQAGMVGVNVPVPVPMAFHSFGGWKRSVFGALNVHGPDGVRFYTRMKTATVRWPQGQQTVSEFSMPTLG, from the coding sequence ATGAATATCACAGGAAACTTTATCGGCGGGAAAATCTGTCACAGCAGCAGCAACCAGACGGTACCTATCTTTGATCCTGCCACGGGTAAACCGGTGCGCGAACTGACGCAATCCACGGCGCAGGAGGTCGCGGGGGCGATTCAGGTCGCGCATGAGGCGTTCGCCAGCTGGTCAAACACCACGCCGCTGCGCCGCGCCAGAGTGCTGTTTCATTTCAAAATGCTGCTGGAACAACACGCTGAAGAACTGGCGGCGATTATCGTCAGTGAACACGGCAAGGTATGGTCGGATGCGATGGGCGAACTGACCCGCGGAATGGAAGTGGTGGAGTTCGCCTGCGGCATTCCGCACCTTATTAAAGGTGAGTACTCCTCGGATGTCGGCACGCGCGTTGATAGCTACTCGCTGATGCAGCCGCTCGGCATGGTTGCCGGGATCACCCCGTTTAACTTCCCGGCGATGGTGCCGATGTGGATGTTCCCGATAGCGCTTGCCTGCGGCAACAGTTTTGTGCTCAAGCCGCCCGCGCTGGCGCCGACTGCCGCGGTGCGCATGGCGGAGCTGCTGAAAGAGGCCGGGTTGCCGGACGGCGTGTTTAACGTCGTGCATTGCAGCAATGAAGATGCGGAGCAGCTTTACACCGATCCGCGTATCGCGGCGGTCAGTTTCGTTGGTTCATCGGGCGTGGCGGAGCATATCTACAAAACCGCCAGCGCGTACGGTAAACGTGTACAGGCGTTTGGCGCGGCGAAAAACCACGCCATCGTGATGCCGGATGCCGACCTTGATGCGACGGTCAACGCCATCATGGGCGGTGCGTTTGGCTCGGCGGGCGAGCGCTGCATGGCGCTGCCGGTCGTCGTCGCGGTGGGCGATGAAACGGCGGATAAACTTATCGCGCGCCTGACGCCGCTGGTGGAGGCGCTGAAAGTAGGGCCAGGCTGTATGCGCGGGCCTGAAGAAAACGAAATGGGGCCGGTCGTCTCAGATGCTCACCAGAAAAAAGTGCTGGGCTATATTGAGAAAGGCGTCAATGAAGGCGCGAAGCTGGTGGTCGATGGTCGCCGTTTCCGCCTGCCGGGGTATGAAGCGGGCTATTACGTCGGCGGCACGCTGTTTGATAACGTGACCCCGGAGATGGTTATCTGGCGTGAAGAGATCTTCGGACCGGTGCTCGGCATTGTGCGAGCGCCCGATTACGACAGCGCGCTGGCGCTGATTAACAGCCATGAGTTCGGCAACGGCAGCGCGATTTTTACCAGCAACGGCCACACGGCGCGCGAATTCGTGCATGACGTGCAGGCGGGTATGGTGGGCGTCAATGTGCCGGTGCCGGTACCGATGGCCTTCCACAGCTTCGGCGGCTGGAAACGCTCGGTCTTCGGCGCGCTCAATGTCCACGGGCCGGACGGCGTACGTTTCTACACTCGCATGAAAACCGCCACGGTGCGCTGGCCGCAGGGGCAACAGACCGTCTCTGAATTCAGCATGCCGACGCTGGGTTAA
- the iolB gene encoding 5-deoxy-glucuronate isomerase, with amino-acid sequence MSLLAKAQRDARHLQHITPERAGWRYIGFDVWMLKQGETLTLESGDRELCLVLVAGLASVKTQTADFSGLGGRMSPFERTPPWSVYAPVQERIEVTADSDLELAVCSAPGKSGRVARVIAPEDVGVEHRGKGRNQRLVHNILPDTGEADCLLVVEVYTEEGATSSWPAHKHDTPVPGKETQLEETYYHRFDPPQGFAFQRVYTDDRSLDACMAPYNHDVVMVPRGYHPVAAVAGYDSYYLNVMAGPERKWLFTWEEDHAWINSDDYPHR; translated from the coding sequence ATGTCATTACTTGCAAAGGCGCAGCGCGACGCGCGCCATCTTCAGCACATCACGCCGGAGCGCGCCGGCTGGCGCTATATCGGCTTTGATGTCTGGATGTTGAAACAGGGCGAGACGTTAACGCTTGAAAGCGGCGACCGGGAGCTTTGCCTGGTGCTGGTGGCAGGGCTCGCCTCGGTGAAAACCCAGACGGCGGATTTTTCGGGTCTCGGCGGGCGGATGTCGCCGTTTGAACGCACGCCGCCGTGGTCGGTCTATGCCCCGGTGCAGGAGCGCATTGAAGTAACCGCCGATTCAGATCTGGAGCTGGCTGTGTGCAGCGCGCCGGGCAAAAGCGGGCGGGTTGCGCGGGTCATCGCCCCTGAGGATGTCGGGGTCGAGCACCGTGGAAAAGGGCGTAATCAGCGTCTGGTGCATAACATTCTGCCGGACACCGGCGAGGCGGATTGCCTGCTGGTGGTGGAAGTTTATACCGAGGAGGGCGCGACCAGTTCGTGGCCGGCGCACAAGCACGACACCCCGGTGCCGGGCAAAGAGACGCAGCTTGAAGAGACCTACTATCACCGCTTCGACCCGCCGCAGGGGTTCGCGTTTCAGCGCGTCTACACCGACGACCGCAGCCTGGACGCCTGCATGGCGCCTTACAATCACGACGTGGTGATGGTGCCGCGCGGCTATCATCCGGTGGCGGCAGTGGCAGGTTATGACAGCTATTACCTGAACGTGATGGCAGGGCCAGAGCGCAAATGGCTGTTTACCTGGGAGGAAGACCACGCCTGGATTAACAGCGACGACTATCCACATCGATGA
- a CDS encoding MurR/RpiR family transcriptional regulator, whose amino-acid sequence MANNPTQLSILQDEIRRRYDELSKRLKQVARYILDNSNSVAFDTVASIAQQADVPPSTLIRFANAFGFSGFNEMKQMFRQHLMEETANYTERARLFRQTASEETSAPETPGEILSMFTMVNTQALQQLAMQMAPEELEKAVNLLAGAENIYVIGLRRSFSVASYLTYALRHLDRKAFLIDGLGGMFTEQLSLVGPKDVVVAVSFSPYSREVVELVELGAQRKARQIAITDSQVSPLAAFSDVCFVVREAQVDGFRSQVASLCLAQTLAVSLALNNSKSAQQQTA is encoded by the coding sequence ATGGCAAATAACCCGACCCAGCTCTCCATCCTTCAGGATGAAATTCGTCGCCGGTATGACGAGCTCAGCAAACGACTAAAACAGGTGGCGCGCTACATTCTCGATAACAGCAATAGCGTGGCGTTTGATACCGTTGCCTCTATCGCCCAGCAGGCGGACGTGCCGCCGTCAACGCTTATCCGTTTCGCCAATGCCTTTGGTTTCAGCGGCTTTAATGAAATGAAACAGATGTTCAGACAGCATCTGATGGAAGAGACCGCCAACTATACCGAACGCGCGCGTCTGTTCCGCCAGACGGCGAGCGAAGAGACCAGCGCGCCGGAAACGCCAGGCGAAATCCTCAGCATGTTTACGATGGTTAACACCCAGGCGCTCCAGCAGCTGGCGATGCAGATGGCGCCGGAAGAGCTGGAAAAAGCCGTTAACCTGCTGGCCGGGGCGGAAAATATTTACGTCATTGGCCTGCGCCGTTCGTTCAGCGTCGCCTCTTACCTCACCTACGCGCTGCGCCACCTCGACCGCAAAGCGTTTCTGATTGACGGGCTGGGCGGCATGTTTACCGAGCAACTAAGCCTCGTGGGGCCAAAAGATGTGGTGGTGGCGGTCAGTTTCTCGCCGTATTCCCGCGAAGTGGTGGAACTGGTAGAGCTGGGTGCCCAGCGCAAAGCACGCCAGATTGCGATTACCGACAGCCAGGTCAGCCCGCTCGCCGCCTTCAGCGACGTCTGTTTTGTGGTGCGCGAAGCCCAGGTCGATGGGTTCCGTTCACAGGTAGCCTCGCTCTGTCTCGCCCAGACGCTGGCCGTGTCGCTTGCGCTCAATAACAGCAAATCCGCGCAGCAGCAGACGGCCTGA
- a CDS encoding bifunctional 5-dehydro-2-deoxygluconokinase/5-dehydro-2-deoxyphosphogluconate aldolase: MNAAVKRLDVICIGRVAVDLYAQQIGARLEDVTSFAKYLGGSSGNVAFGTAIQGLKSAMLARVGDEHNGRFLRETLSRAGVNTDYLITDKQRLTALVMLGIKDQETFPLIFYRDNCADMALTPQDINEDYIACARALAVTGTHLSHPDTRAAVLKALEYARRHGLRTALDIDYRPVLWGLTSPGDGETRYVESEPVTRQLQEVLHLFDLVVGTEEEFHIAGGSTDTLTALKNVRHATQATLVCKRGPMGCVVLEGAVPDSWDTIPLYQGVRVDVLNVLGAGDAFMSGLLRGWLNDEGWEQACRYANACGALVVSRHGCAPAMPTRAELDDYLARADAVPRPDLDDRLNHLHRVTARRQAWPELCIFAFDHRKQLADLARDTGCDDARIPALKQLLLQAAMAASQEAGLEGRSGILADSTYGQRALNAITGQGWWIGRPIELPGSRPLRLEHGDIGSQLVSWPAEHVVKCLVFYHPHDPQALRDAQDALLLEVWRACNQSGHELLLEVILPENGPDKDPAHYHAMLAHFYQLGIKPDWWKLPPLASEQWQAISGLIEREDPDCRGILLLGLDAPQEQLREGFAEAATHPVIKGFAVGRTIFGHPSRRWMQGELSDDALIREVKNNYLTLIGFWREARR, from the coding sequence ATGAATGCAGCAGTTAAGCGGCTCGATGTCATTTGTATTGGTCGGGTTGCCGTGGATCTCTACGCGCAGCAGATCGGCGCCCGGCTTGAAGATGTGACAAGCTTTGCCAAATATCTCGGCGGCTCATCCGGGAACGTCGCCTTCGGCACCGCGATCCAGGGGCTGAAATCAGCGATGCTGGCCCGCGTGGGGGATGAACATAACGGACGCTTCCTGCGTGAAACGCTCAGCCGCGCGGGCGTCAATACCGACTATCTCATTACTGATAAACAGCGACTGACGGCGCTGGTGATGCTCGGCATTAAAGATCAGGAGACGTTCCCGCTGATTTTTTATCGCGACAACTGCGCCGACATGGCGCTGACGCCGCAGGATATCAACGAGGATTACATCGCCTGCGCCCGCGCACTGGCGGTGACCGGCACGCACCTCTCGCACCCGGACACCCGCGCGGCGGTGCTAAAAGCGCTGGAGTACGCGCGCCGTCACGGGCTGCGCACGGCGCTGGATATCGACTACCGCCCGGTTCTGTGGGGGCTGACTTCACCAGGCGATGGCGAAACACGTTATGTCGAGTCAGAGCCCGTGACGCGCCAGCTTCAGGAAGTGCTGCACCTGTTTGATCTCGTCGTCGGCACCGAAGAGGAGTTTCATATCGCAGGCGGCAGCACCGACACGCTGACGGCGCTGAAAAACGTGCGCCACGCCACCCAGGCGACGCTGGTCTGCAAACGCGGGCCGATGGGCTGCGTGGTGCTGGAAGGCGCAGTGCCGGACAGCTGGGACACTATCCCGCTCTATCAGGGCGTGCGCGTCGATGTGCTGAACGTGCTGGGCGCGGGCGATGCGTTCATGTCCGGGCTGCTACGCGGCTGGCTGAATGATGAAGGCTGGGAACAGGCCTGCCGCTACGCCAACGCCTGCGGCGCGCTGGTGGTGTCGCGCCACGGCTGCGCGCCGGCGATGCCGACCCGTGCTGAACTTGATGACTATCTGGCGCGTGCCGATGCGGTGCCGCGCCCGGATCTCGACGATCGCTTAAACCATCTGCATCGCGTGACCGCCCGCCGTCAGGCCTGGCCGGAACTGTGCATCTTCGCCTTCGACCACCGTAAACAGCTCGCCGATCTGGCCCGCGATACCGGCTGCGACGACGCGCGTATCCCGGCCCTCAAACAGCTGCTGTTACAGGCGGCGATGGCCGCCTCGCAAGAGGCGGGGCTTGAAGGGCGCAGCGGCATTCTGGCGGACAGCACCTACGGTCAGCGCGCTCTGAACGCCATTACCGGCCAGGGCTGGTGGATTGGCCGCCCGATTGAACTGCCAGGTTCCCGCCCGCTGCGCCTTGAACATGGCGATATCGGCTCACAGCTGGTGAGCTGGCCTGCCGAACATGTCGTGAAATGCCTGGTGTTCTACCATCCGCACGATCCACAGGCGCTTCGCGACGCGCAGGACGCGCTGCTGCTGGAGGTGTGGCGCGCCTGTAATCAGTCGGGCCATGAGCTGCTACTGGAAGTTATCCTGCCGGAGAACGGGCCGGATAAAGATCCAGCGCACTATCACGCCATGCTGGCGCATTTCTACCAGCTCGGCATCAAACCGGACTGGTGGAAACTGCCGCCGCTGGCAAGCGAACAGTGGCAGGCTATTAGCGGGCTGATTGAGCGCGAAGATCCTGACTGCCGCGGCATCCTGCTGCTGGGTCTCGATGCGCCGCAGGAGCAGTTGCGTGAAGGGTTCGCGGAGGCGGCGACACACCCTGTCATTAAAGGCTTCGCGGTCGGACGAACGATTTTCGGCCATCCGTCGCGCCGCTGGATGCAGGGCGAGCTGAGCGATGACGCACTCATCCGCGAGGTGAAAAACAATTACCTTACCCTTATCGGCTTCTGGCGCGAGGCCCGCCGTTAA
- the iolD gene encoding 3D-(3,5/4)-trihydroxycyclohexane-1,2-dione acylhydrolase (decyclizing), with product MGKQRLTMAQALVKFLDNQYLEVDGETVKFVKGIFAIFGHGNVLGLGQALEQDSGELRLYQGRNEQGMAHAATGFARQSLRRQILACTSSVGPGAANMITAAATATANRIPLLLLPGDVFATRQPDPVLQQIEQSYDLSISTNDAFRAVSKYWDRITRPEQLMSACINAMRVLTDPAETGAVTLALPQDVQGEAWDYPQAFFARRVHRLDRRPASAAQLNDAVNAILASRKPLIVCGGGVKYSGAGDALAKFAERYQIPFAETQAGKGTLISSHPYNVGGVGETGCLAANLLAKEADLVIGVGTRFTDFTTASKWIFQHPDVRFLNINVSNFDAWKLDGIALLADAREALTALHTALGDTAWQAGWGEQIAAVQSRQLKETHRVWQATFSETAFVPEIDDHLDRESVYREFRQLTDSTLTQSSVLGLLNETLPESAVIVAAAGSLPGDLQRVWRTRAPNAYHVEYGYSCMGYEVNAALGVKLAEPQREVYAMVGDGAFMMLHSELVTSLQEGAKVNVLLFDNMANGCINNLQMEHGMDSFGTEFRFRSPENGHLSGGLVPVDFAAIAAGYGCKTWRVTTLEQLRHALAAAQRETVSTLIDIKVLPKTMVHKYGSWWNVGVAQQALSERIQRVAQQINEKRAQARDY from the coding sequence ATGGGCAAACAGAGACTGACAATGGCGCAGGCGCTGGTGAAGTTTCTTGATAACCAATACCTGGAAGTGGATGGCGAAACCGTCAAATTCGTAAAAGGCATTTTCGCCATTTTCGGCCACGGTAACGTGCTGGGGCTGGGCCAGGCGCTGGAGCAGGACAGCGGCGAGCTGCGTCTGTATCAGGGGCGCAACGAGCAGGGCATGGCCCACGCGGCGACCGGTTTCGCAAGACAATCCCTGCGCCGTCAGATCCTCGCCTGCACCTCGTCGGTAGGCCCTGGCGCTGCCAATATGATAACTGCCGCCGCGACGGCCACCGCCAACCGTATTCCACTCCTGCTACTGCCAGGCGATGTTTTCGCCACCCGCCAGCCCGACCCGGTATTACAGCAGATTGAACAGAGTTATGACCTGAGCATCAGCACCAACGATGCCTTCCGGGCCGTCAGCAAATACTGGGATCGCATCACGCGCCCGGAACAACTGATGAGCGCCTGCATTAACGCGATGCGCGTCCTGACCGACCCGGCGGAAACCGGCGCGGTGACGCTGGCGCTGCCGCAGGATGTTCAGGGCGAGGCGTGGGATTACCCGCAGGCATTTTTCGCCCGTCGCGTGCATCGCCTCGACCGTCGCCCGGCAAGCGCCGCGCAGCTAAACGACGCGGTGAATGCGATTCTGGCGAGCCGCAAACCGCTGATTGTCTGCGGCGGTGGGGTGAAATATTCAGGCGCAGGCGACGCGCTCGCAAAGTTCGCCGAACGCTACCAGATCCCGTTTGCGGAAACCCAGGCCGGAAAAGGCACGCTCATCTCCTCACACCCGTATAACGTCGGTGGCGTTGGCGAAACCGGCTGTCTTGCAGCGAATCTGCTCGCCAAAGAGGCGGATCTGGTGATTGGCGTCGGCACGCGTTTCACCGATTTCACGACCGCCTCAAAATGGATTTTTCAGCATCCGGACGTGCGTTTTCTCAACATTAACGTCAGTAACTTCGATGCCTGGAAACTTGACGGTATTGCGCTGCTGGCCGACGCCCGTGAGGCGCTGACGGCGCTTCACACGGCCCTTGGCGATACCGCATGGCAGGCAGGCTGGGGCGAGCAGATAGCCGCCGTACAGAGCCGCCAGCTGAAAGAGACGCACCGCGTCTGGCAGGCCACCTTTTCAGAAACGGCCTTCGTTCCGGAAATAGACGACCATCTCGATCGCGAGTCGGTCTATCGGGAGTTTCGCCAGCTGACCGACTCGACGCTGACCCAGAGCAGCGTGCTCGGCCTGCTTAACGAGACGCTGCCTGAATCGGCGGTGATTGTCGCGGCGGCGGGCAGCCTGCCGGGCGATCTGCAACGCGTCTGGCGCACCCGTGCGCCCAATGCTTATCACGTCGAGTACGGCTATTCCTGCATGGGGTATGAAGTGAACGCGGCGCTCGGCGTGAAGCTCGCCGAACCGCAGCGCGAGGTCTACGCGATGGTGGGTGATGGCGCGTTCATGATGCTCCATTCCGAACTGGTGACCTCTTTGCAGGAGGGCGCGAAGGTTAACGTGCTGCTGTTCGACAACATGGCGAACGGCTGTATCAATAATTTGCAAATGGAACACGGCATGGACAGCTTCGGCACCGAATTCCGCTTCCGCTCGCCGGAAAATGGCCACTTGAGCGGCGGACTGGTGCCGGTGGATTTCGCGGCGATTGCGGCAGGCTACGGCTGCAAGACGTGGCGCGTCACCACGCTTGAACAACTCCGGCACGCGCTGGCGGCGGCGCAGCGCGAGACCGTAAGCACACTCATTGATATCAAAGTGCTGCCCAAAACCATGGTGCACAAATATGGCAGCTGGTGGAACGTCGGCGTGGCGCAGCAGGCGCTCTCTGAACGTATCCAGCGTGTCGCGCAGCAGATTAATGAAAAACGCGCCCAGGCGCGGGATTACTGA